A genome region from Humulus lupulus chromosome 8 unlocalized genomic scaffold, drHumLupu1.1 SUPER_8_unloc_81, whole genome shotgun sequence includes the following:
- the LOC133810130 gene encoding uncharacterized protein LOC133810130 translates to MAIVSVLPTVAESSPSSPSPSLPEVVTASVPLISPSVNVLHVRPPCSVGKSPKRATRSSVVSASSPVASSPLPTPNTPSIPPLKSPVKPSLTKTPKTRSASKPNPKLTPPPKPAPQPTTRPEPEPNPTPKPQPKPQPTPTPKPHVPVQSKGKAKMHESSPLNKPSAPKRKPKDTQFAPSPKKSKLTSSSKDSVLLVDPSSIQYFVDATKASHYQRWFVVRDVWPEYTVVLEDFPELVELLQSRQWVNTVSKLVSPHPSLIREFYANLDKSVIDGKNEDCLTAFVRGNCIKFAPSTISRALKVPKVLKPEYNKSYRPDQSTMGHVLTGQPDYVWGNHEIPVTKLTPFYRVLHRVALYNWFPNSHLSSITLEIGKFLYAVGTGVSIDLATLIYDRIVDVASSTSTRNKFPFPSLIQQLIQPAKPPLTTHDFQVPNPILCKGFLATLNKKVSSTTPSSSQSSTLKPPMFKGLSDSSWQV, encoded by the coding sequence ATGGCTATTGTTTCGGTTCTGCCTACCGTCGCGGAGTCATCTCCCTCTTCTCCGTCGCCGTCCCTTCCAGAGGTGGTGACTGCATCTGTTCCTCTCATCAGTCCTTCGGTCAATGTCCTCCATGTTCGTCCGCCTTGTTCTGTTGGTAAGTCACCTAAACGTGCTACTCGTTCCTCTGTTGTGTCTGCGTCTTCCCCTGTTGCATCCTCTCCATTGCCGACCCCAAACACACCATCTATTCCTCCTCTTAAGTCGCCTGTTAAGCCGTCCTTAACCAAAACCCCCAAGACTCGGTCTGCCTCCAAACCCAACCCTAAACTCACACCCCCACCCAAACCCGCACCCCAACCCACAACCCGACCCGAACCCGAACCCAATCCCACACCAAAACCCCAACCCAAACCTCAACCCACACCCACCCCCAAACCCCATGTTCCTGTGCAGTCTAAAGGAAAAGCTAAAATGCATGAGTCCTCACCTCTCAACAAACCATCGGCTCCAAAACGTAAGCCCAAGGACACTCAGTTTGCACCCTCTCCTAAAAAGTCCAAGCTTACCTCTAGTTCTAAGGATTCTGTGTTGCTTGTTGATCCATCATCTATTCAATACTTTGTTGATGCTACCAAGGCCTCGCATTATCAGCGGTGGTTTGTTGTGCGAGACGTGTGGCCTGAGTATACTGTTGTTTTAGAGGATTTTCCTGAGTTAGTTGAACTTTTACAGTCTAGGCAATGGGTTAATACCGTGTCTAAATTGGTGTCTCCTCATCCCAGTCTCATTAGGGAATTTTATGCTAATTTAGATAAGTCAGTTATCGATGGGAAAAATGAGGATTGTCTTACTGCATTTGTAAGGGGTAATTGTATCAAATTTGCACCGTCCACAATATCTCGTGCACTAAAGGTTCCAAAAGTTCTTAAACCTGAATATAATAAATCATACCGTCCAGATCAATCTACCATGGGTCATGTTTTAACTGGCCAGCCTGATTATGTGTGGGGGAATCATGAGATTCCTGTGACTAAATTGACTCCTTTCTATCGGGTTCTTCATCGTGTGGCTCTGTATAATTGGTTTCCCAATTCTCACCTTTCATCTATTACCCTTGAGATTGGGAAGTTTTTATATGCTGTGGGTACTGGCGTGTCTATTGATTTGGCTACTCTCATTTATGATCGCATTGTTGATGTCGCCTCCTCTACCAGTACTCGTAACAAGTTTCCCTTTCCGAGCCTGATTCAGCAGCTTATTCAGCCTGCTAAACCACCGCTGACCACTCATGACTTCCAGGTTCCCAATCCTATTTTGTGTAAAGGATTTCTGGCTACTCTCAACAAGAAGGTCTCCTCCACTACTCCTTCTTCTTCGCAGTCATCTACGCTCAAACCTCCTATGTTTAAAGGTCTGTCGGATTCTAGTTGGCAAGTCTAG